The sequence AGATCAGTCCACAAAGAATAGACACCTTCTCAGAAGATTTGAGAGGGCAGAACCGGAAGATGAGTGCACTGCAGCAGGAAGTGGTGAGGGTCTGGCCCCATCCTCCCACCCCAGATCCACGCCCTCCAGGCCCAGGGGTGCGCGGCGGCAGGGACGGGGGAAGAGGAGAACAGTCTGGAAAGGCCCCTCTATTTGCAAGTGTGGAGGAAGAAGCCACTGAGAGCACCGTACCCTCTGGGTTCACAATCCTTgttccccacctccttccccatcccacctgcAGACTTCTCTCCAGAGCAAGGTGACTGCCATCCCCAAACCCGAGGACCTGGTGCTCTGGAGCAGTCTCCATGAGGCCATGTTCATCCCAGTAAGTGAAGGACATGGCGGAGGGGGACTGGGGTCGGGGAGGGACGGGTGACAGGGTCGGGGGCAGGGTAACCATGACCTGGTCCAGAGCAGCCCCATCAGCCCAGCCCCACATCCCACAGGGAGCTGCTCCACAACTGCTGGGAGACTCCGACCTGTGGCAGATTGCGGAGCTCGCCTCGGAGACCGCCGTTGCCCAGACAGCCGAGGACCGTGGAGGAGGGCGTCCCAGCCACTTCTCCGAGGCCATCCAGCACCCCAGGTTCCTGGAGACCGTCTGGCAGTACCAGGCGCCAGGGCAGCTGCTGGAGGAGGAGCCTGCCCAAGCAGCTTTGCTCCTTGGGGCCGAGGGGCCAGACCAGCCCCAGGTGCCagagcctgggcctgggcctgggcctgtgTTGGGACCCAGGCCTGCACCTGGACCTGGGCCTTCATCTGGACCTGGGCCTGTGCCTGGACCTGGGCCTTTATCTGGACCTGGGCCTGTGTTCGGACCCAGGCCTGCTCTTGGGCCTGGGCCTGCGTTCAGACCCGGGCCTGCCCCTGAATTGGAACCTGCGCTGGGCCTTCAACCCACACCATCAGGATCCTGGACTGTACCACCACAAGGCTGGCCTCCTCCCAGAGGCTTTCCCGGGACCAGCCCTGGGCCTTTCTGGGGCTTCCAGCCTGGCCTAGGCCCAATGGGCTTCCCGCCTGCCAGGTTCCGGGGCTTCAGGGCCCCACCCCTAGCCATGGAGCTGGGCTCAGCTTGGCCTCGTTCACAGCAGTCCGTGTACTACCCGGGAGACATGTCCAAGCTCTCTGCTCTctcagaaaaggaggaagaatacTCCTCCGTGGAAAGGGAGGACCCTCGGGACAGAGCCCCGAGGGCTGAGGTCCCGCCAGGAGGCCTCCCTAAGGGATTCCGGTCTGCCGTTCAGCAGATGAAACCCAGCGCTGCCCTCACGGCCACGGCCGCTGCCTCCTACACCTCTGATGTGGCCACATCAGCAGCCCGGGCGGCCAAGGCCGCTGCCAAGCTGATCAGGGACGCCCCCGCCACCAAATTGGCCACTGTAGCAACAGCCGCAGCCACAGCCGGGCCCTTAGGGGTCCTTGCAGAATTTCTGGGAGCGGGGCCCTCGCGCGGGGCCTTCCCCGGGGGCGAGGTGGAGGATTTGCTGGAGGTGGAGGATGAGGACTTGCTCTCTCCTGCATACTCTTCTGCCTTTGTCCCTCCCGACACGGCCCTGTCCCAGGCCATGCTGGCTGCTAAACATGCCACGACCCCCGAAGACAAGAAGAAGGCCGTCAGGTATTCCATGAGCCACATAGCCCAGATGCCTGTCAGACATGACACCCTGAAAGAAGAGTTTGCCCAGCTGTCATCTAACCTGCAGCAGCGTATGACTTATCTAGGTAGGCCCGGCCTGACTCCTGGAAGGGTAACGAGGGCTCAGGCCCTCCCTGTGGCCTTTGAGAGGCACCTCCTCTCCATTGAGCTACCCCAACAAAATGTTACCATTTGGCTAATACCACCATTAGCCAACATTACTTTGGCTTAAGCATTAATCTCTTACTAGTCTATTCTCTTACAATGAAGGTACAGTGAGGTCTTATCTTAAGGGAGAGGGGTGGTTACAGTCTAAAGTTGGTGCCTAAGGAGGAAAAACACGAGTCAGAATTACTCTTGGAAATTCCCTTTCAATTGTCCATAAAACAGTACTGCCGTACAGTGTTTCGATAAGTTCAGATCACCCAGAGTTTCTAGGCGCACTGAACAGACCCTGGATGATGTGGTCAGTTTGGGATTAGGAACAATAGCTGGGTAAACATATATTTCCTTAAAGGCCAGTCATGTTCTAGGGGGCAGTAGGACCAAtagggggcttcctaggtggtgctggtggtaaagaccCCGCTTGCCGGTACAGGAGGCGCAAGagccacaggttccatccctgggtcaggaagatccttgggaataggaaatggcaacccactccagtatccttacctggagaatccccatggacagaagagcctggtgggctacagtccacggggctgcagagttggacacgactgagcacacaggaccGATAGATTTATGCTCCCAGTTCACGCACACCATGAGCATATGTTCACTGTGGGAAATGGAGGGTGGGGAGTGGCCTACCCTAGAAGTTCTGAACCTTAAACTTGCCTCAGAATCCCTGGGGGTCTTGGTGAGTCACAGACTGCTGGGGCCAGCCCCACATCTGGCTTGTTGATGTGGGTAGGACCCTGGACTTTCTTTTTATAACCCATTCCAGGGGATGCTGCTTACACTGCTGGTGACCCAGGGAACCCACTTTAAGATCCACTGTCCTCACCTGTTTGAATCCTTATCTTGCTTTTGTGCTCTCTGCGAAGTGTAATAGTTGAATTAGCTCAAGTCGAATCCATATGTGGCACCACACTTGGTGGGCAGGTGCCGTCCCACAGATCCTGAAAAAGTAGAACTTCAAGCAGCCAAAAAGATCCACGTCAATTTCTGAATCCTGGGCCACAGCTCAGGTTATGATAGTcatgaatttaaatataaaacataaagtcGAAGTAGCCCAAACTCTACCTCTGACCAGCTGCCACTTTTGTTGAGAACACTAAAGATAGCTTGTAAATGTGTCCTGGCTGCAGCTTCTCATACCCTCCTAGCTGTGCCCTGGACATCACTTTTTGGCCTCGCCTCTGAAACTGGATATGGGTACTTTCTGTCACCCCACTCCTTTCTTGTTAAACCTGTCTTTGCATCTTGTTGTGTGATAATACATTTCATGAACTCCCAGAAGTAAACACTCCATAGTTTTACTCAGGACCATTTCTGGAAGGGCACTAAATTCCAGAGAGATTTCCCTAGGCCTGCGCTATCTAGTAGGATACCACAAGACTGTCAAATATCTGAAATGGGGCAAGTTCACGTTCTCATGTGATCCAAATACAAAGTGCACACCAGGGACttctctgtggtccagtggttaagacttggccttccaatgcagggggcacaggtttgatccctggtcaggaagctaagaccccacatacctcgtggccaaaaaaacaaaaacaatacagaagcaacattgtatgaaattcaatgaagactttaaaaatggtacacattaaaaaaaaaatctaaaagtgcACATTGGATATTGAGGACTtactacaaaaacaaaaatatgaaatattgttAATCATTTTGTTGATCCCATGttaaaaatgatgcttttttttttttttttttggccctgcagCTCCTGGGACCTTCATTCCCcatccatggattgaacccatgccctcagcaATGAatgcatggaatcctaaccactggactgccagggaattcccaaaatgATACTATTTtggattcagtttagttcagttcagttgctcagtcatgtctgactctttgcaaccccatggactgcagcacactaggcttccttgtccatcataaACTCCTGGagcgtactcaaactcatgtccactgagtcggtgatgccatccaaccatctcatcctctgttgtccccttctcctcctgccttcaatctttcccagcatcagggtcttttcaaatgagtcaattcttcgcatcaggtggccaaagtactggagcttcagcttcagcatcaatccttccaatgaatattcaggactgatttcctttaggatggactggttggatctccttgcagtcctagggactctcgagagtcttctccgctaccatagttcaaaagcatcaattcttcggtgctcagctctctttatagtccaactctcacatccatacacgactactggaaaaaccaaagctttgactagacggacctttgttggcaaagtaatgtctctgctttttaatatgctgtctaggttggtcataactttccttccaaggagcaagcgtcttttaatttcatggctgcaatcaccatctgcagtgatttcggagcccagaaaaataaagtttgtcactgtttccactgtttccccatctatttgccatgaagtgatgggaccagatgccatgatcttggttttctgaatgttgagttttaagccaactttttcactcttctctttcactttcatcaagaggctcattagttcctcttcaccctctgccataagtgtggtgtcatctgcatatctgaggttattaatatttctcccagcaaacttgattccagcttgtgcttcatccagcccagcatttctcatgatgtactctgcatataagttaaataagcagggtgacaatatacagccttgacgtactccttttccgatttggaaccagtttgttgttccatgtctagttctaactgttgctccttgacctccatacagatttctcaggaggcaggtcaggtggtctcgtattcccatctttttaagaattttccagtttgttgtgatccacacagtcaaaggctttggcatagtcaataaagcagaagtagatgtttttctggaactctcttgctttttccatgatccagcggatgttggcaatttgacctctggttcctctgccttttctaaaaccagcttgaacatctggaagttcacagttcacatactgttgaagcctggcttggagaattttgggcattacttttcCAGTGTGTGagacaagtgcaattgtgtggtagtttgagcattctttggcattgcctctttgggattggaatgaaaactgactttttgcagtcctgtggccactgctgagttttccaaatttgcctgcatattgagtgcagcactttcacagcatcatcttttaggacttgaaatagctcaactggaattccatcacctccactagctttgttcgtagtgatgcttctaaggcccacttgacttcgcattgcaggatgtctggctctaggtgagtgatcacaccaccatgattatctgagttgtgaagatcttttttatacagttcttctgtgtattcctgccacctcttctcaatatcttctgcttctgttaggcccataccatttctgtcctttattgtgtccatctttgcgtgaaatgttcccttggtatctctaattttcttgaagagatctctagtctttcccattctattgttttcctctatttctttgcattgatcattgagaaaggcttgcttatctcttcctgctatttggaactctgcattcaaatgggtatatctttccttttctcctttgtctttcacttctcttcttttctcagctatttgtaaggtctcctcagataaccattttgcctttttgcatttgtttttcttggagatggtcttgatcactgcctcctgtacaattttGGATTAGAGTGGgttaaaaagactttttaaattaatttcacctgctaatttttagatttttcttttaaaagatgtcACTAGAAAATTTTAGATGACCTCAAAGGCCCCCAAGCTCACAGCTTCCTTCTATTGGAAGACATCATCTTAGATACTTCGTAACAGAAGCAGATAGAGCTCTAGAAGCATTTTTCCCCATCCATGTCCCTGACAGCCACCCCCTCCTTTGCTTTCAGCTAACATGGGAGCCTCTTCCAAGCTTGGGTCAACATTGGACATCTTGCAGGAAAAGATTGGCAACCTCCAGAAATCCAGGATGAAGGTTAGTGTCCTGGCCAGAAAAGGCATTGAGAAGATGATGGTTTGAGGTGACTGCAGAGTCCGTGGCCAGAGCCAGGGCAGGTCCTGCCCTTCCAGACGAAGAAGCACCATCTGTCCTGGAGCCGAAAGGAAGCCGATCTGCTCCATCTGGGGCGGGGCTCCCAAGGGTGGGCGGCTGTATGGTTCCCCTGACAGGGTTTAGGAGGCTGTGGGCTGGAAGCTACCCCAGGCTAGTACCCTCTTCAAGTCCCTTCCCTGCCATGGCAACCTCAAGAGAAGAGGCCTCAGatgtctgtgtctcctgtgtaggAGGAGGAACTTGAGAGAGTTTGGGGCCACCAGATCGAGATGATAAAGGACCACCACATCGTGCTGGACAGGGCAGTGAACAGGCTCCAGATTCGCCTGGATGAGTTAAAGGTCCGGAGGTCTGGGAGGCCCAGAGTGGGGAGGATTCCTCATCGGGACGTTGAGACTCTTTCCAGAGGTTTCACAGATAGCccaaaggcaggggaaccagggaCACTCTCCTGGCATTTCACTGTGTGTGAAGTAGACAGCCACAAAAAGCAAACCAAccccgccaccccacccccacatatACACCAGAGCACCTGAACACGGTCTTTCTCGTTCACCACTGGGGTCACCCACCTGGCACCGAGTGAacgaatcaatgaatgaataggAGGATTTCTGGCACCAGCTGTGCATGTCTCTAACCTTTCGCCTAAACTGGCTTATTGTCTGAGTGCTCACGCCACAGGGACTGGATGGAACAGCGGCGTCTGACATGAGAAATGTGAGGACCCTGAAAAGCACCTCCCAGGGGTCACTCAGCCAGACACCTCCTCCTGTGGGCTGGCTGGGCTGCCCTGACCACCCCAGCCTGATGGTCCTCGGGACCATTCCGATCGGAGCCTTGTCCTGGAGGCATCCCAGATCTTCAGAGAAAAGATCACCGTCCTTCCCAGTGGGGAGGAGGTGACCTTTTCTCCCGGGGGTGTAATGAGACAAAATCCCAAACAGAGCCACCTGAGGTGGTTCCTGTGGGGGCTTTCCATTCCAAGTCAGGGGCTGTTGGTGGGACGCCCTAGGATGGGAGCCAGAAGGGAGGGCAGAGCTCCCCTCCCAAGGTCATCACACGGAGTGACCAAGCCAGCCTGCACAGGGCAAGTTGGACGGGAGGAAAGCTTATCCAAGGAGAGCTGATGCCCAGCCTGAGCGGAGAGGAAGGGAGCGCCAGGGCCGTGTGTGGGCACAGGATACACAGTCTTGGGCCGAGACACTTGTGAGTACCAGGATCAGGAAGTGCGCCGTCTCTTGCCAACCCTGGGCTCTTGTTTAGCCACTGCTTTTCAGAAAGGCTGGGATGCTGTGTCCTAGGGACTACTGGAACCCTTCCTGGTTGGAGACCAGGGCCAGTTCATCCGGCATGTCTGATGTGGGTCCAGTACTACATCCCACTCCGCTCGGGGTAGGAGAAGGGGGGCTCAGAATCTGCCTCCAGAAAGCCATCACTGGTCCCTCGTTGAGAGAAGCTCAAGAGGAGTTTGGCCCAACAGGCTGAATGGACCAAGTCAGCCTTTGTCCAGACTTCCTTCCTGCCCCTCGTGCCAACAAGAGCTAATTGCTTCTAAAAGTGGACCCCGGAAGGATCTGGAGCAGGGCTTTGTATATAGCACACTTCATCAAATAGTTCTTAAATGAACACAGGCTGCGGATCATCAGCAGCCCCATGGAGCCCTTCcagcagagagaggagggaggcagacaCCCTCCCCGGTTCTGTTGCAGCAGCGGGGCTAGTGAAGAAACGCCGCCAACACTGCCTTCTACCTGGAAAGCTGGGAGAAAACGTTCTGGACGTAACAAGTGGCACGAGAAACCCCATCACCCCTGCGTCATTCGGCCCACGTGACTGAGCCTTCACTCCGCACCAGGCGCCCTTCCAGGGCCCCGCGATACAGCGGTGAAGAAGACGGACAACGCCCGGGCCCTTCTGTGTTTCTCGCGGGGGAGTGATAGCATTTGTTTGTCTTTAATCGAAGCATGATTTACACACAGTAAAATGCCCAGGCTTGAAGCATAGCCGCTTGACTCATTTTTGCCTCTTTGTGCAGCCATGTCAGCACCATCCAGATGGAAGCATTTCCATCACCTCAGACTGCTGCTTTGGGAGTGTTTCTCACAAAGGATGCAGCAGGAAAGGGAATGAGAACAGAACTCTTTCTGACTCAGTATGGAAATGTGAACACACTATCTGCCCTTTGCAAACAGGCAGGCATCTTTTATAAGCTACAGGCTACATTCCaggacctcttttttttttttgatgtggaccattttttaagtctttattgaatttgttacagtattgcttgttttatgttttggttttttggccaagaaGCATATGGGACcattagctccccaaccagggatcaaaccacactCCCCTGCTTTGGaacgtgaagtcttaaccatgggaTCAACAGGGAAATGCCCAAaaccattctttttattttcttattttaaattcctatcggagtacagttgatttataatattgtgttagtttctgccgtacagccaagtgaatcagttatatacatCCAAAGCCGTTCTTGGAACAATCAGTGATATCCAGGGCTCTGGCTGGGTGCAGGAGAGGACTGATACGAGAGGTGACATGTATCGAATGCTAACTCTTCTAGGAAGATGCCATTTCTAGTCCCCTCGGCTTCCTCGGAGCAGGAGTGATATTAATGCCATTTGAGCAAGGAGGAAACAGATTCAGGCAGAGTAACCAGCTGGTTGGGAGGCGGCCTTCCGTTTGTGGTTAGATAGGCCTGGGTTTCAATCCCGATTCTGCCACTTACTGGGCAtttctgtggctgctgtaacataTAACCACAAACCATGTGACTTAAAACTAGAGACATGTACTCTTCCCAATTCTTGGAGGCTGAAAGCCCTGAACCAAGGTCCTGGCGGGCCCTCGCGCTGTCTGAAGGCTTCAGAGGGGATCCTTCTTGGCCTCTCCTAGCTTCTAGCggctccaggtgttccttggTTTGTAGACGCATCACTCGAGTCTCTGCCTCCATTGTCACGTGACCTTCTTCTTTGTGTCTTCACGTGGCCTCCTCATCCATGTGTGAGCACATCTTAACTGATTTCACCTGCTAAGAgccatttccaaataaggccacGTTCACAGGTTCTGGGAAGGTGTGAATTCTGGGAAGGACCTTAGTCTACCCCTTGCACGGGTAACCCTGGCAGTGGAAGTTAGAGGTCCCATCTTCTCTATATTTCTAGATTTTAATTAGAATCAGCCAAATGGGGCTCTAAGTGTTCTTGTCGGGCCTGATGACTCCAAAAGGTCAGCTCCCCGCTAACGTGGGGTTGGAGGAAAAAGCCTGTCTCCAGGCAGGGGCAGGAGCTCCTGTCCCCACCTCCACCACCTGTACTAGACCTTGAGACCCACCTGGGTGCAAGGTGGATGTGAAGAAGCTTTGCGTTAATTAAAATTAGGTTTGTCTTCAAATAACATAAAACCCCCAAATAGCTGGCTTAAGTCATAAGtgtatttctcttttgttttttgttgttgttagtcgctcagtcatgtctgactgtttgcgaccccagtggactgtagcccaccaagttcctctgttcatggcattccccaggcaagaatattggagtggattgccatttccttctctaggggatcttctgacccagggatggagcctgcctGTCCTGcctcagcaggcaggttctttaccactgaactaccagggaaaccccgtATTTCTCTTTTATGTTCAAGAAACTCAGAGCTGGTATAGAGCTCCTTGGTGTGTGACTTCCGTTCACAAGGTCACCTCATGGTCCAAGACAGCTGCTGGTGCTCCAGTGATTTAACTCTGTGTCTAAGCCAGCAgtgaagagaacagctacccacttccaTTTATACTTCAGTGGTCACATCAAGCTATAAAGGAGGCTGTGAAATACAGTCATGATTCTGGGTGGCCAGATGCCAGCTGAAAGATGGGGGTTCTGTTTCTGAGAGTGAAAGGGAGACCACATATGAAGGGAGAAGTAGAAGCCTGTTTCCAGTTTTGGAGGGAGAGTGACCTCCCCACTGCTGAGGACATGGCCCAGTAGATTGAGGCTCTTCCCAACAGGGAAGCTGGCTGCTCCTGTCGTGCTGAGGGTCCAGTCAGTGGAGATAGGGCAGAATTGATGCAGGGAATTGGTTCTTTGTGGAGTCATGGGGGTGGGAAGTGAGGGTTTTCGCCTGACACGGGGCACAGTGCGTGTCACATGTAAGTGCTTGTTTGATGTAGAGACTCCATTACAGATCAGAAGAGATGCGCTTGCCTCAAACATCTAGGGACCCAAAGCATCAGCTCTGGTTTGTGCGTTCCTTCTTCcagtcttccttcctttcctgtgtCACAAAGTTCTATGATGCCATCCCCAAGGGGACAGCTTGTCCCGAGCCCCCGTTCCTTCCCTTTTGATCTGGAAACCTGGAGCCCAAGCCTTTCACTGTGCCAGCCCACCTGCTGTCCACCCCGCCCCACTGCTCCCTTCCTAGGGCAGAGGCTGAAGGCAGAGGCTGTCCTCAGGACCCCCGAGGACGACTGACATCCCTCCACCTCTGTTCTTAGGTTGTCTATGCTCAACTAAGAAACCTAGAAATGTACAAGGCAGACCGAAATGAGATGGAGCAGGAGTTGAAAGAGGTGAGTGAGCAGAgactcctctcccccaccccatccctgacCCCGAGCCCGGCTCTCCCACTGAGGGAAACTGAATCATCCAGCCAGCACGAAGCCAGGCACACAGACTTCCCAAGCTTCCTTCCACCTTTATCATGTAGAAAGTCCGGGGGAAGTTCTCAAAAGTTGTCCCACCAATTCTAATTGTCAGCGACTCAGGATTAGTGAcagttttttaaactgaagtatagttgttttacaatgttaattactgctgtacagcaaagcgatgcacacagtgaaagtgttagacactcagtcatgtctgtctctttgtgactccgtggactgtagcccaccaggctcctctgtccatgggattctccaggcaagaatgttggagtgggttcccattcccttctgcaagggatcctcccaacccagggactgatcccaggcctcctgcattgcaggcgaattctttaccatctaagtcagggaagcccaatgtacatggtatatatacatgtatatgcattcttttttaaatattcctttccattatgatttatcccaggatattgaatatagttctctgtgctatatggtagagccttgttgtttatccgtcctgtgtataaaagcttacatctgctaactccAACCTCAAACTCCGTCTTTCTCCCGACCCCATACCCCAGCAACCACGAGTCTTTTCCTgggtctgtgattctgtttctgtttcacagacaGGTTCATTCGTGTCatgtttcagattccacatgtaaatgatatcatgtggtacctgtccttctctttctggcttaattcACTTAGTATGCTGATCTCTagctgcatccatgttgctgcaaatggcattattttgttcttctttatggcCAAGTCATATTCCAtgccacacacaccacatctttatccattcatctgtcgatttTGGTTGTTCATTTtagttgtttctatgtcttggctattgtgaatagcactgctatgaacacaggcctgcatgtatctttctgaattatagtttGTGTCAATTTGTTAAGTGAACTTAAAAACCATACCTCAACTTCTCCATCACAGGAAAACCCTGGCTTTGATCTAATAGCTGTGTTTGAGCCGGACCCCAAGGTTGAATTTGAGCCAAGGCTGGGTATCCAGGGTCCCAAACTAGAACAACTGACCAAAGTGATCTGACCTCCCCAAGATCCCCTCTGCTCCCACCCCCGCAGCCCTGCCTCCCTGAGTCCCATGTCTCCCCAGAAGGCCGACAAGAGCTCCCTGGCAGGCAAGGCAAGCCGGGCTGACCTGGACACAGTGGCCATGCAGCTGAATGAAATGATTCAGGGCATGCTCTTCAGGGTGGTTGCCAATGAGGATGACTGGAAGAAGGCTGTGGAGCAGTTGGACAAAGACGTACGTACCAAGGTGAGGAGCTCTGTATTAATCACCACCTCCTGCATAACAAACCACCCTGAAATTTAGTGCCTTAAGACAGCAAAGTTCGAAgtttctgagggtcaggaatTTGGGAGCAGCTTACGGGGTGGCTCAGGGCCTCCCACAAGGCTGCAGTCAGGGTGTTGTCCAGGGCCCGCGTCATCCAGaggcttgactggggctggaAGAGCCACTTCCA is a genomic window of Bubalus kerabau isolate K-KA32 ecotype Philippines breed swamp buffalo chromosome 23, PCC_UOA_SB_1v2, whole genome shotgun sequence containing:
- the C23H16orf96 gene encoding uncharacterized protein C16orf96 homolog is translated as MSFSLKFSELVNIAIPQCGVVNFKALHFLLHGILEHIHMAELEKDLSGDEDFLQASVSVTFPPREGDAQPTLSPLKRLGNIFDHLVSRVDMLESQLAVLRDMPSTAQLLESSQGTRQPAQELWNLIRLRKKVEGNEEAVAKSIRTLQDLLTDIYALKVSVETLGKEVAMLKDVFEKISPQRIDTFSEDLRGQNRKMSALQQEVTSLQSKVTAIPKPEDLVLWSSLHEAMFIPGAAPQLLGDSDLWQIAELASETAVAQTAEDRGGGRPSHFSEAIQHPRFLETVWQYQAPGQLLEEEPAQAALLLGAEGPDQPQVPEPGPGPGPVLGPRPAPGPGPSSGPGPVPGPGPLSGPGPVFGPRPALGPGPAFRPGPAPELEPALGLQPTPSGSWTVPPQGWPPPRGFPGTSPGPFWGFQPGLGPMGFPPARFRGFRAPPLAMELGSAWPRSQQSVYYPGDMSKLSALSEKEEEYSSVEREDPRDRAPRAEVPPGGLPKGFRSAVQQMKPSAALTATAAASYTSDVATSAARAAKAAAKLIRDAPATKLATVATAAATAGPLGVLAEFLGAGPSRGAFPGGEVEDLLEVEDEDLLSPAYSSAFVPPDTALSQAMLAAKHATTPEDKKKAVRYSMSHIAQMPVRHDTLKEEFAQLSSNLQQRMTYLANMGASSKLGSTLDILQEKIGNLQKSRMKEEELERVWGHQIEMIKDHHIVLDRAVNRLQIRLDELKVVYAQLRNLEMYKADRNEMEQELKEKADKSSLAGKASRADLDTVAMQLNEMIQGMLFRVVANEDDWKKAVEQLDKDVRTKLVPSDLDDLKKDMDEVWKVVRKLLIEGFHFDPDNAAGFRRKLFERVKCISCDRPVEMMTSPQLITIRNTHLLPWLRPASANSYEYLQRQQMREQQQLQKLQNLGVPERSLDSLGPPQDWGDGPRNDTNLEFKPYSLSTVYPYGDPEFLDYDSAEVDLLGVDGILYKGRMTSKDKARPLTSAEKELAAVKVPHPPARSPHEGARLSALFGAISSALPPRASMGSAASGPPPTMPARPPSLPPVLLLPPLTPSLQDTQPAPQPAPGAARHPRSLRLESRASLQFAKEPSNP